The following are encoded together in the Populus trichocarpa isolate Nisqually-1 chromosome 5, P.trichocarpa_v4.1, whole genome shotgun sequence genome:
- the LOC7466878 gene encoding 60S ribosomal protein L44, with translation MVNVPKTKKTYCKNKECKKHTLHKVTQYKKGKDSLAAQGKRRYDRKQSGYGGQTKPVFHKKAKTTKKIVLRLQCQACKHVSQHAIKRCKHFEIGGDKKGKGTSLF, from the exons ATG GTGAACGTTCCTAAGACTAAGAAGACCTACTGCAAGAACAAGGAGTGCAAAAAGCACACCTTGCACAAGGTCACTCAGTACAAAAAGGGGAAGGATAGCCTTGCTGCTCAGGGGAAACGTCGTTATGATCGCAAGCAATCTGGTTATGGAGGTCAGACAAAACCAGTGTTTCACAAgaag GCAaagacaacaaagaaaattgtgTTGAGGCTGCAATGCCAGGCATGCAAACACGTGTCTCAACATGCAATCAAG AGGTGCAAGCACTTTGAGATTGGTGGAGACAAGAAGGGAAAGGGAACATCTCTGTTTTAA